The Zerene cesonia ecotype Mississippi chromosome 19, Zerene_cesonia_1.1, whole genome shotgun sequence genome has a window encoding:
- the LOC119834652 gene encoding ubiquitin-like-conjugating enzyme ATG10: MDEQLISPEKFLTAAIKFMTISDKIKDKWKLHENIEIHKSYLKKETFIQNNNRNLPLLKAEFVIFYNLSYGVPSFSFNIWDPSGSFLSLEDIRQLSFIEIRKQDFYSVVTQQEHPVLNKPYFIMHPCHTQTLLANLKESKNIIVTFLGLIMPLLNIDLPLEYGL, encoded by the exons ATGGATGAACAACTTATAAGTCCAGAAAAGTTTCTAACAGCAGcgataaaatttatgacaatatcagacaaaataaaagacaaatgGAAACTCCACGAAAATATAGAGATTCATAAAAGTTACTTGAAAAAGgaaacatttatacaaaacaataacagaAATCTTCCGCTTCTTAAAGCCgagtttgtaatattttacaatttaagcTATGGTGTACCatcatttagttttaatatttgggATCCATCAGgatcttttttatctttagaAGATATTAGGCAATTGTCTTTTATTGA AATAAGAAAGCAAGACTTCTACTCGGTAGTCACTCAGCAAGAGCATCCTGTATTAAACAAGCcctattttattatgcacCCCTGTCATACACAGACACTGTTGGCCAATTTAAAGGAATCCAAGAACATAATTGTAACATTTCTTGGACTTATAATGCCATTATTGAATATAGATTTGCCATTGGAGTATGGGCTATGA
- the LOC119834522 gene encoding spermidine synthase, with protein MDTLKKNWFTEVCEMWPGGTFSFEVKEVLHKEKSMYQDILVLDTTSFGKVLVLDGIIQCTQKDEFSYQEMIAFLPLCCHKNPEKVLIVGGGDGGVAREVAKHPKVKEIVQVEIDEKVIEVSKKYLPSMAVGFESEKLKLHVCDGFEFMKNHSREFDVIITDSSDPVGPAVSLFQENYFSLMKSALKPNGVVCSQAGTFWYSMDLVSSTLNICKNLFPKAAYAWTSVPTYPSGQIGFVIGSLDPDVQFDKPAITFSRQEELSMNLRYYNSDIHKAAFVLPTFVKNQLHI; from the exons aTGGATACATTGAAAAAGAATTGGTTCACTGAAGTATGTGAGATGTGGCCTGGTGGCACTTTTTCTTTTGAAGTAAAAGAAGTTCTTCATAAAGAGAAGTCTATGTATCAAGATATCTTAGTCCTGGACACAACAAGCTTTGGCAAGGTCCTTGTTTTGGATGGAATCATTCAGTGCACACAGAAAGATGAATTTTCATATCAG GAAATGATAGCGTTCCTGCCACTCTGCTGCCACAAGAATCCTGAAAAGGTCCTCATTGTCGGTGGAGGAGATGGCGGTGTTGCGAGAGAGGTGGCAAAACACCCAAAAGTTAAGGAAATTGTTCAG GTAGAAATTGATGAAAAAGTAATTGAGGTGTCCAAAAAATATCTTCCATCTATGGCAGTGGGATTTGAGAGcgaaaagttaaaattacacGTCTGCGATGGCtttgaatttatgaaaaatcatAGTCGAGAATTTGACGTCATTATTACAGACAGCAGTGACCCTGTAGGTCCAGCTGTCAGTTTGTTCCAAGAGAATTACTTTTCGCTGATGAAAAGTGCTTTAAAACCGAACGGAGTTGTGTGTTCACAAGCTGGTACTTTTTGGTACAGCATGGATTTAGTCTCGAGCacattaaacatttgtaaaaatCTATTTCCTAAAGCAGCCTATGCGTGGACCTCTGTCCCGACGTATCCCTCCGGGCAAATTGGGTTTGTGATTGGTTCACTCGACCCTGACGTACAATTTGACAAGCCCGCCATTACGTTTTCCCGCCAAGAGGAGTTGTCTATGAATCTTAGGTACTATAATAGTGACATACATAAGGCTGCGTTCGTTCTTCCCACTTTTgtgaaaaatcaattacatATCTAA
- the LOC119834409 gene encoding uncharacterized protein LOC119834409 isoform X2 gives MALASPYLKEIISSTKCEHPVIFLNKISYATLSSILEYVYTGEVYVHFENISEFIVAAKDLHIKGLQDVNIVNSVPTSNEQCTDTLDSTHHSKIESECFMTLDDSQTEVINEDLELNDLYKNASDFAKIKTGSDISNQDTSLCIPTLHYTVSNRGSLQMILNNFMYYLKHTNKDNSRQWRCVDYLNNRKCPALIFTKGDVVVQRIAAHNHAFHGDKIFKKFRSGTVFAAIKDAIDKGVVSKATKEDHSNSE, from the exons ATGGCCCTGGCTAGTCCATACCTGAAGGAAATTATCTCATCAACAAAATGTGAACATCcagtcatatttttaaat AAAATTAGTTATGCTACATTAAGCTCTATACTGGAATATGTCTATACTGGAGAAGTTTATGTGCATTTTGAGAATATAAGTGAATTTATAGTTGCTGCTAAAGACCTACATATAAAGGGATTACAAGATGTG AACATTGTAAACTCAGTTCCAACAAGTAATGAACAATGTACAGATACATTAGATTCAACACATCATAGTAAAATTGAGTCAGAATGTTTCATGACATTGGACGATAGTCAAACAGAAGTAATTAATGAAGATCTGGAACT cAATGATTTGTACAAAAATGCAAGTGATTTTGCTAAGATCAAAACTGGGTCAGATATTAGTAACCAAGACACAAGCctat GCATACCAACACTACACTACACTGTATCAAATCGTGGATCTTTGCAAATGATACTTAATaactttatgtattatttaaaacacacgAATAAAGATAATTCGCGACAGTGGCGCTGCGTGGACTATTTGAATAACAGAAAATGTCCTGCGTTGATTTTTACAAAAGGCGATGTTGTTGTACAAAG GATAGCAGCACACAACCACGCTTTTCAtggtgataaaatatttaagaaatttagaTCTGGAACAGTTTTTGCAGCGATAAAGGATGCAATTGACAAAGGTGTTGTTTCTAAAGCAACAAAAGAAGATCATTCAAATAGTGAATAA
- the LOC119834409 gene encoding protein bric-a-brac 1-like isoform X1: protein MTKNPRYSLSWSEHLSAISNGLSSLQQNEEFVDMTLAADGHYVKVHKVIMALASPYLKEIISSTKCEHPVIFLNKISYATLSSILEYVYTGEVYVHFENISEFIVAAKDLHIKGLQDVNIVNSVPTSNEQCTDTLDSTHHSKIESECFMTLDDSQTEVINEDLELNDLYKNASDFAKIKTGSDISNQDTSLCIPTLHYTVSNRGSLQMILNNFMYYLKHTNKDNSRQWRCVDYLNNRKCPALIFTKGDVVVQRIAAHNHAFHGDKIFKKFRSGTVFAAIKDAIDKGVVSKATKEDHSNSE, encoded by the exons ATGACCAAAAATCCACGATACTCCCTATCCTGGAGTGAACATTTGAGTGCTATTTCTAATGGTTTGAGTTCTTTACAGcag AATGAAGAATTTGTTGATATGACATTGGCAGCCGATGGACACTATGTCAAAGTACACAAGGTAATAATGGCCCTGGCTAGTCCATACCTGAAGGAAATTATCTCATCAACAAAATGTGAACATCcagtcatatttttaaat AAAATTAGTTATGCTACATTAAGCTCTATACTGGAATATGTCTATACTGGAGAAGTTTATGTGCATTTTGAGAATATAAGTGAATTTATAGTTGCTGCTAAAGACCTACATATAAAGGGATTACAAGATGTG AACATTGTAAACTCAGTTCCAACAAGTAATGAACAATGTACAGATACATTAGATTCAACACATCATAGTAAAATTGAGTCAGAATGTTTCATGACATTGGACGATAGTCAAACAGAAGTAATTAATGAAGATCTGGAACT cAATGATTTGTACAAAAATGCAAGTGATTTTGCTAAGATCAAAACTGGGTCAGATATTAGTAACCAAGACACAAGCctat GCATACCAACACTACACTACACTGTATCAAATCGTGGATCTTTGCAAATGATACTTAATaactttatgtattatttaaaacacacgAATAAAGATAATTCGCGACAGTGGCGCTGCGTGGACTATTTGAATAACAGAAAATGTCCTGCGTTGATTTTTACAAAAGGCGATGTTGTTGTACAAAG GATAGCAGCACACAACCACGCTTTTCAtggtgataaaatatttaagaaatttagaTCTGGAACAGTTTTTGCAGCGATAAAGGATGCAATTGACAAAGGTGTTGTTTCTAAAGCAACAAAAGAAGATCATTCAAATAGTGAATAA
- the LOC119834196 gene encoding transcription initiation factor IIE subunit beta, producing the protein MDPALLREREAFRKKALATPSVEKKKKDESPYKDDSKKKSKSSSSSANAAPKLDASNYKTMAGSSSYRFGVLARIVRHMRARHQEGDDHPLSLDEILDETNQLDVGNKIKQWLQTEALQNNPKIECSLDGKYIFKPVFKIKDKKSLLRLLKQHDLKGLGGIFLEDVQESLPHCERALKNLAQEILYITRPTDKKKILFYNDKTANFDVDEEFVKLWRATAVDAMDDAKIEEYLEKQGIKSMQDHGPRKPVVPKRKKVSQKRRQFKKPRDNEHLADVLETYDDNTLTQKGVSIK; encoded by the exons ATGGATCCTGCTCTTTTGCGGGAGCGTGAGGCGTTTAGAAAAAAAGCACTTGCGACACCAAG tgttgaaaagaaaaagaaggATGAGTCTCCATATAAAGATGACAGCAAAAAGAAGTCCAAATCTTCTAGCTCATCCGCTAATGCTGCACCCAAGTTGGATGCCTCCAA CTACAAAACCATGGCAGGCAGCTCTTCATACAGATTCGGAGTGCTTGCCAGAATCGTTCGGCACATGAGGGCGAGGCATCAGGAAGGTGATGACCATCCCCTCTCCCTGGATGAGATTCTTGATGAAACTAATCAGTTGGATGTAGGAAACAAGATAAAACAG TGGCTGCAAACAGAAGCGCTGCAAAACAACCCCAAAATAGAATGTTCCCTTGAtggaaaatacatatttaaacctgtgtttaaaattaaagataagaAATCATTGCTCAG aCTATTGAAGCAACATGATCTTAAAGGACTGGGTGGAATATTCTTAGAAGATGTACAAGAATCTCTACCTCATTGTGAGAGAGCACTCAAGAATTTAGctcaagaaatattatatataacaaggcccacagataaaaagaaaatattgttctatAATGATAAGACTGCTAATTTTGAT GTTGATGaagaatttgttaaattatggCGAGCGACAGCAGTAGATGCTATGGATGACGCGAAAATTGAAGAATATTTGGAGAAACAAGGAATTAAATCAATGCAAGACCACGGCCCGAGAAAACCTGTTGTACCTAAAAGGAAAAAGGTTTCGCAGAAGAGGCGGCAATTTAAAAAGCCTAGAGACAATGAACATTTGGCAGATGTATTGGAAACTTATGATGACAATACTTTAACTCAGAAAGgtgtatctattaaataa